From the Synechococcus sp. Nb3U1 genome, the window AAACCCAACCTGTGGGGCGCGGAGTTGGATGCCCTCAACGAATTGGAGCTGAATTGGGGATCCGTCAAAACCTATATCACCCAAGTGTTGCAGGCGCGGGGACTGGATGGGGTACAGGCGCAGGAGTTGGCAATTTTGCCGGGGATGGATGAGATTTTTTCCCTGGTGCGGGTGAACCGCCACTACGACGAGGATGATTTTGATGTGTTGATCATCGACTCAGCTCCCACCGGAACCGCTCTGCGGTTGCTCAGCCTGCCGGATGTATCCGGTTGGTATATGCGCAAGTTCTACAAACCCCTACAGGGTCTGGCCCAGATGCTGCGCCCGATTGCCGAGCCGATTGTCAAGGGTTTGACCGGGATCCCTCTGCCCAATAACCAGGTGCTGGATGCCCCCTATGAGTTTTACGAGAAAATTGAGCGGCTGGAGCGGATCCTCACCGACAATCGCATCACGTCGGTACGGCTGGTCACCAACCCGGAAAAGATGGTGATCAAGGAATCTTTGCGGGCCCATGCCTACTTGAGCCTGTACGGGGTGGCCACCGATCTGGTGGTGGCCAATCGCATTTTGCCGGATACGGTGGTGGATCCCTACTTTGAGACTTGGAAGGCTTCTCAGCAAAAATATCGCCAGGAAATTCACGAGAACTTCGCCCCTCTACCTGTGTTTGAGATCCCGCTGTACTCAGAGGAGTTGGTGGGCTGGGAAGCCTTGGCCCGCTTGAAAAAAGACCTCTGGGGGGATCGCAACCCGGCAGAAGTGCTCTATGCCGAGCAGACCATGAATGTGGTCACGGACAACGGCCAATATCGCCTGGATTTGTACTTGCCCGGGATCCCGAAAGAGCAGGTGGAACTGAGCAAAACCGGGGATGAGCTGAATATCCGCATCGGCAATCACCGCCGCAACCTAGTGCTGCCCCAGACCCTGGCGGCCATGAACCCAGCCCGCGCCAAAATGGAAGAAGACTACCTGCGCATTCACTTTGCCGCTTGAAGATTGCTCTTCTCAACCGACTCAGAAGGAGCCGAACAGGCTCATTTTGGACAAGAATTGGTCAAGAATTTGGTCAAGGCTGTGTTGATCCAGGGTGTTGATCCAGAGAGAACCCAAAAGGGCTTGGCTGCGGGAAGTCTTAGCAAGAAGCTCCTGGATGGGTGGGTTTCAGGGCAGAACTGTAGGACAGAATTGAATGATCCACCGGGCTGGTACATCTGAAATGTCAACAGAACTGTTAACCATTGCGCCTATCCACGTTATTGGCGGAGGGCTAGCGGGGACGGAAGCGGCTTGGCAAATTGCTGAGCTGGGATTGGAGGTGATCCTTTCGGAGATGCGCCCTTTGCGCCAAAGCCCCGCCCACCACACAGATCATCTGGCCGAACTGGTGTGTAGCAACTCCTTTGGAGCCTTGGCCAGCGATCGGGCCGCCGGATTGCTCAAAGAAGAACTGCGACAACTGGGATCCCTGGTGATCTGGGTGGCGGATCGCCATGCCGTACCTGCCGGAGGAGCCCTAGCGGTGGATCGGGCGGCCTTCAGCCAAGCCCTGACCGAAGCCATTCAAAACCATCCACGCATCACCTTACGACGGCAAGAAGTCACCGACATTCCTGAGGGGATCACCGTCCTCTGTACCGGGCCTTTGACCAGTGATCCTTTGGCAGAAGCGCTCCAGACTTTCACGGGATTGGGCTACCTAAGCTTTTTCGATGCCTCCAGCCCGATTGTTACGGGAGATTCTCTCAATCGAGAGGTGGTGTTTCCGGCCTCTCGCTACGACAAGGGGGAAGCCGCCTATTTAAATTGCCCGATGACCGAAGCCGAGTACGAGCGGTTTTGGCAAGCTTTGGTACAGGCGGAACAAGCTCCTCTCAAAGCCTTCGAGCAAGAAGAACGCTCTTTTTTTGAGGGTTGCCTACCGATCGAAGAAATGGCCCGTCGGGGTAAAGATACCCTCTGTTTTGGCCCTCTTAAACCGGTGGGATTGGTGGATCCCCGCACGGGATCCCGTCCCCATGCGGTGGTGCAGCTGCGGCAAGAAGATAAGGCTGGTCAACTGTGGAACTTGGTCGGTTTTCAAACCAATCTGAAATGGGGGGAACAGCAGCGGGTGTTTCGCCTGATTCCCGGTCTGGAACAGGCCGAGTTTGTGCGCATGGGGGTGATGCACCGCAATACTTTTTTGAACGCACCGCAGTTGTTGAATGCGACGTTGCAATTTCGGAAGCGTCCGAGCCTGTTTGCCGCCGGCCAGTTGGTGGGCACGGAAGGCTACGCCTGTGCGGTGGCGGGGGGGTGGCTGGCGGGATCCAATGCGGCCCGTTTTGCCTTGGGGTTGCCCCTGATTCGGCTGCCTGCCGAGACGATGATCGGATCCCTGTTTCAATTCATTAGCAGCGCAGATCCCAAACATTTTCAACCGATGCCCGCAAACTTTGGCATTCTGCCCAATCTAGAGGGGCGCAAGATCCGCAGCAAACCGGAGCGTTATGGCCGTTATCGGGATCGAGCTTTGGCCGCGCTGGCGGCCACGGGGCTGATTCGGCAGGTACAAACTGCCTGAGGGAGCCGCGAATCGTTTGAGCTTCCTTCTGTTCCCAACTGTTTCAGGTTACGGTCAAAACTGAGATTGGCGGTTAGGTTGAAATCGATAAGCCCTGTGGAGGCCGATGCGGAAGACACTCTGTGAATATTCTTGTCATCAATGCCGGTTCCAGTAGCCTGAAGTCCTCACTTTTTCAAACAGTTGAGGGCAAAGTCGATGCTACTCCCCTCTGGCAAGCTCAAGCAGATTTCACCTACAAGCCGGGGGAAACCCTGATCCAGACTCGTCGGCGAGGCTGTAGCTGGACATCTTTCCCCTCCCCTCAGGCAGGTATTCAAGCATTGGCCCCACTGTTTCAAAGCCTTTGGCAAGGAGAAGAGGCTCTACTTCCAGAGGCCAAGGCCATCGATGGCATCGGTCATCGGGTAGTGCATGGGGGATCCCTGTATCAGCGGCCCACCCAGATTAACTCAACGGTAGAACAGACCATTGAGCAACTGATCCCATTGGCTCCGGCCCATAACCCCGCCGCGTTGGACGGGATCCGCCTGTTGGGTCAACTGGCACCTGGGATCCCGCAGGTCGCTGTCTTCGATACCGCTTTTCACCAGCAGATGCCCCCGGCGGCAGCCCTCTACCCCCTTCCCTATGCCTGGGCCGAACAAGGGATCCGCCGCTACGGGTTTCATGGCATCAACCACGAGCACTGTGCCCGCCAAGCGGCTGAACTGTTAAACCGCCCTTTGTCGGAGTTGCGCCTGATCACCTGTCATCTGGGCAATGGCTGTTCACTGGCGGCGATCCGGGGAGGAAAAAGTGTCGATACCACCATGGGCTACACCCCTCTAGAGGGCTTGATGATGGGATCCCGGTCAGGATCGGTAGATCCGGGCATTTTGATTCATCAGCTCCGCCGGGGCATGAGCGTTGAGGAGTTGGATCGGATTTTGAACCAGGAATCGGGCCTAAAGGGGGTCTCGGGCCTGAGCAGCGACATGCGCACAGTGTTGGAGGCGATGCAAAGCGGGCATGAACGGGCGGAGTTGGCTTTCGATCTGTTTGTGCACCGGCTGCGCGGCCAGATTGGGGCAATGCTGATGAACTTGGATCGGCTGGATGCCCTGGTGTTTTCGGGTGGCATCGGGGAAAACTCAGCCCCTGTGCGGGCGGCCACCTGTGCGAATCTGGGCTTCTTGGGGATCCAAATCGACCCTGTACTCAATGCGGGATCCCCTCGCAACTGCGATATCAGCACCTTTGATGCTTCGGTGCGCGTTTTGGTGATCTCAGCTCAAGAAGACTGGGCCATTGCCACAGCTTGCCAAGCGGTTTTGCAAGGGGAGTAAGCGAACTCTCCAAGACCGATTCCGGTCAGGTTCTCTCCTTTCTATCCACTGGCTGGGTGAGGATAAACCTCTAACAATAAACTCAAACAGAAGCTCATTTTGGGGTGGAGAGGAGATGATGCAACGGATCAATGAACGGCTCCCATTGTTTTTGCTGTTGGGCAGTGTTGTTGCGGGTTGTGGGGGCACGACAGGCGGCAGCGATTTTTTGCCTCTGCCGAACCCGATACCTGCCCCAACCCTCACCATTACCGATCTCTCCCCGCGCACGGTTTCGGTGGGGCAAACCCCGACTTTTGTCGTCTCTTTTCGGGTGGAGGCCCCCGCTGGGATCCGCGGATCCAATGCGTTCTTGGCTTCCGTCACCACTCCACTGGGCAATTTCGTTACTTTAGGAGCTTTCGATGCTTCCCAATTGCCCGGCTGCTCCGTTGGGGCCACCACCTGCACTGTGACCGGCCTCGCCCTGACGCAAAATAGTTTTACCCCTACTCAAACGGGATCCCATCAATTAACCATTAGCGTTTTCGATCGACAGGATCGGCTTGGCAGTGGCAGTTTTGCCTTTAGCGGAGTACTTTGAGAAACCAATCTATAAAACCAATTTATAAGTGGGATCCCTGTTCAAAAAGAGTCGAGAGCAATTCACCGACCCGGAGCTGCGAGAGCCACTGGTTGATTTTTTAGAGCTGCAAACCCAAATTCGCGCATTGCCAGTAGAGCCAGTAGAGCCAGTAGAGTCATTAGAAGCCTTGAGAGAAACCCTTCTCGATTTTGGATCCCTGCCAGATTTGATAGAGTAGCTGAAGAGATTGAGCTAAAAAGGATCTCGAATTGGCAAAAGAATTATCCCGGAAGAGATAGTTAGTTTGGTCACTGAAGGATCCCATGAAGATCCCATGTTTCTCATCCCCTCAACGAGTTAAATACTGTTCTAAGCGCCCCTGAAAAAAGGACAAAATCAAGGTCAGTAGCCAGTACCATAGAGCTGCCACCACCAAAGCTTCGAAAAAATGTTGCCTCGGCAAACCGGCTTGGCGGGCACGCCCCATCAGCTCCTGCAAAGCAATGGCACTAGCCAGAGCCGTATCCTTCTGCATAGCGATAAATTGATTGCCAATATCCGGTAAAACAATCCGGAAAGCTTGCGGCAGAACAATGCGCCACAGGGTTTGCCAAGGTTTTAGCCCCAGAGCATAGGCGGCTTCCGTTTGCCCGCGATGGATAGCTTGGATCCCGGCCCGAAAGATTTCGCTCATGTAAGCGCCATAGTTGAGGGTGAGCGCCAACACTGCGGATGAAAAAGAACCCAAGACAAGTCCCAGTTGTGGCAAGGCCTGATAGATAAACAAAAATTGGAGAAACAGGGGGGTGCCCCGCATCAGGGACACATACAAAGCTGACAGGCTATTCAGAGAAGCTACTTGTGAAAGGCCCGCCAATGCCGACAAAAAGGCCAAAGTGGTGGCACAGAGAATTGAAACCAGCGACAGCTGAAAGGTAATGCCTACCCCTTGCGAAATAAACCACCACCATTCCCGCACAAAGTTGCCGTTCAGGCGCAGGGTGCGGATCGGGATCCCGGCCAACTCAAACCGTAGCCCACTGAAGGCGAACGCCAACAACGCCAGCCAAAGCACCAACCACAATCCCCGTGCCACTGGGAAGGGGATCCCTTTCTGAAGGGGTGGCGGCGGCTGGGTGGGTTGCCCCAGCGGGATAGAGTCCTTGTTCACTCGACTTTTTTTGTTAAATCAATGCCGTAGTAACGCTCCGAGAGTGTCGTCAGGGTGCCATCGGCGTGCATGGCTTCCAGAATCTCGGTAATTTCGGCTTGCAAACTCTCTGAGTTGGCAGGACTGGAGCGATCCAACGCTACCGCCAGGGCTTCCTAATAGACGGGATCCCCAAGCGTTTTCAGCGGTAGACCTTCTTGAATGGCATCTTCTGCGGTCGGTAAAGCCGTGAGAACCGCATCCAGCCGGGTACCATCTCCCAGAGCCAAATCTTGGATGGCCAAACTATCCGTATCGTAGATACGAATATCCACACTCGGGGCTGGTATGGCTATGGTCTCCCCCTCCAGGGTGAGAGTACCCTCCAGGTAGGCTTGATAGGTGGTAGCAGTGCCAACCCCAACCCGTTTGCCCTCCAGGGCGGGGATATCGGCTGTGGTGGAGGTTTCATGCACGATAAAACTGGCAGGGGTGTAGTAGTAGGGAATGGTGAAGAGCAGGGCTTGCTGGCGTTCAGCGGTCACGGTCATGGAGCCGACATTCACATCCCAGCGGCCATTCCAGGAGCCGGCGGTAATTACATCAAAATTGATATCCAAAAACTCAGCTTCTACCCCCAAGCGACTGGCGATCTCCCGGGCCACATCCACATCAAAGCCCTCCCAAGTGCCGTCGGGGTTGAGGTAGCTTTGGGGACGATAGTTGGAGTCGGTAGAAACCCGCAGCACCCCCCGTTCCTTCACCTGAGCCAGCAGATCGTTGCTTTGGGCCAGCAGGGATCCCTGGGCTGTACCCAAGGTTAGGCATCCGGCTAGGGTGAACAAAAGGGCTTGTAAGGATCTGCGTCGAGAGACAAACATCATCGACAAAACCTCGGGTGAATGTGAAGAGCAACCCCACTGGGATCCAACTGGGATCCATCTAAGATATCAAAGGCTGTCATAGTCTCCGCCACAAGACGGTATCACCCGACACGAACCCGTCAAGCAGGGATCCCACAGAGCAGAACGGATCCAGATGAGCCAGGTTAGCTGAGATTATTCTCAATTCTTTATACTTACAGCAATCCGTCTTGAAGCCTACACCTTGTCAATCGTGCCGTGTTCCGCCAGAATTTTCTCGATGCGGGTTTCATCCAGGCGTGAGAACAACCGCGAAGCCTCTGCCTCTTGCTTGTCTCGAATGGTTTTCGCCAACTGACATCCTCCCTATGCCAACCGCAAGTTGGGGAAAGCTGGATTTCCTAAACGGACAGAGCCTCTTGCCGATGTTGCAGCAGTCGCTCTGGGGTGAGAGGACCTTCAAGGTGATCCCAAGGCAAGGGATCCCCAGGGATCCAATGGCTGTGGACATAGTATTCCAAAGGCGGAAGCTGCCCCTTGAGTTCCTTAAAAGCCCGTTTGTAGCTCCCCAAAGACTCCCCAAACTCTCGTGCCAAAATCAACACTTTGCCCACACGGCGATCCCCTCGCGAAATTAGGGCTTGAATCACTGACCAGCTATAGCTTTCGGGGCGAAAATCGATCCCTAAAGGTCGCAATTGTTTCTGAAAAAACTGCAATTTTTTCTCTGCTTTTGGGTCTACTCCGTACCACTGAAAAGGCGTGTGGGCCTTGGGCACAAAGGTACTGCAACCCAGAGTGAAGCGCAAACGGGGAGCCACCTGTTTCAGCTCTTTGAACAGGGCAACGGTTTGCTCCAAATCGGCTTGTGTTTCTGCCGGGATCCCGGCCATGCCGTAGAATTTGATGCCCCCTAACCCGCCGGATTGGGCATGGACTGCCGCTGCCAGAATTTCTGAGTTGCTGAGTTTCTTGTTGACGATTTGCCGTAGCCGCTCTGAGCCACTTTCAATCGCCACCGTAATGGACTTGCTGCCCCGACTGGACAACACTTGGGCCAAACGGGGAGTAACGGTGCCCGTCCGCACCGAGGCCAAGCTGAGGCGCACTTGCTCAAAGCGATCCTGGGCCAAGTAGTCCAGCAGCTGCTCAAACTGCGGATGTTGGGTGACCGAAGCCCCCAGCAGGCCAATCCGTTGGGTGACCTGTAGCCCCCGCTCCACCGCTGGGATCAAATGCCCCTCCACATCCGCGACGCGAAAAGGCAAAGTCAGGTAGCTGGCTAAGCAAAAGCGACACATCTCCGGGCAACTGCGCACCACCTCCAGCATGTAGATGTTTTCCCAGGCGGCTTTGGGGGTGACCACCGTTGAGACTGAAAGGGTATTGCCGCGGAAGGTATGTTTGCGGATCCTCTCTGGGATCCCTGCCCGCTTGGGCAGGATCTTCTCCACAGGACCTGTTGGCTCCAAGTATTGAGGTTCGTAAAGGCTGGGCACATAAATCCCCGGCACTTGTGCCAGAGCCAGTAACTTTTGGGCACGGGATCCGCCCCGCACCGGTTGGTAGGACTGGATCAATTCATCGACCAATCCTTCCCCATCCCCTAATAGGATCACATCGAAGAAGTCTGCAAAAGGCTCTGGATTGGCCGTCAGCACAGGGCCACCCCCGAAAATCAGCGGATCCGATTCACCCCGCGCCTGAGACTGGATCGGGAGCCGGTGCTGTTCCAACAGGGCCAGAATATGGACATAGTCCAGCTCCCAGGACACCGAAAAGCCAAATAGCTCCGGTTGCTGGGGCAAAGGCTCAGACAGATCGGTGAACAGGCGGCACACGGCCACATCCCTACGGCTGGCTAACATACTCCAGATCACCTGGTAGCCCAGGCTGGTAATGCCCACCGAGTAGGTATTGGGAAAAGCGTAAACCACCCGTACCGCCTCTGCATCGGGTGTGGCCGGGGTAAACAGCAGTTGTTCAAAGTCAAAATCTGAGCTGGCCAAGGGATCCCACTATGGAGGTTTCAATTGTCTATTTTGATGTGCCTGCTTTCCCACCTTAGTCGGAGACTTGGGAGACTTCCAAATGGCAGGATCAATCTGGATCAACCATACGGATGCCCAGGAGCTAATCCATGACCTCTGCCCTCAACCAACGTATTCGCAACTTTTATGATGCTTCTTCGGGCCTGTGGGAGCAGGTATGGGGAGAGCATATGCACCATGGCTATTACGAAGCGGGGCAACCGGGTAAAGGACGGCGGCAAGCGCAAATGCATTTGATCAACAAGGTCATCAAGTGGGGCCACATTGGGGATCCCTTCTCACCCCGACACATCCTCGACTTGGGCTGTGGCATTGGCGGCAGCAGCTTGGAGTTGGCCCAACGCTTCGGGGCCAGAGTGACGGGCATTACCTTAAGTCCTGTACAGATGAAACGGGCCCAGGAACGCGCCGAGGCTGTCGGCCTGAGCCAGCAGGTACAGTTTCAGGTGGCGGATGCCCTGCAAATGCCATTTGAGACGGGATCCTTCGATCTGGTGTGGTCTTTGGAAAGTGGCGAACATATGCCCGATAAGCACCAGTTTTTGGCGGAATGTTGGCGAGTTCTGCGACCGGGCGGACAACTGTTGTTAGTGACCTGGTGCCACCGCGAGGGATCCCTAAGCCCGCAGGATCGGCAGCATTTGCAGAAGATCTACGATGTCTACTGCCTGCCCTATGTGATCAGCCTGTCAGAATACGTTCACTTGGCCCAGCAGGTGGGGTTTGAGCAGATTTACCAGGCCGACTGGTCGGAACAGGTGGCCCCCTTTTGGGATGAGGTGATCGCTTCTGCCCTCGATTGGCGGTGGATCCCAGGTTTACTGCGCAGTGGTTGGGGGACGATCCGGGGAGCCTTGGGCTTGGGTCTGATGCGTCGCGGCTATGCTAGTGGCCTAGTGCGCTTCGGCCTCCTGAGCGGATTCAAACCAGTAGCCCATTGCAGAGACAAATCAACCTAACGCTGAGACGATTTGGCCCCGTCACGGTCAATAAACTTCCCCCCACCACCCAATCCAGATCCGCATCGGCAAAGGCTGGGAGCAAGACCAGAACAGGGTGTCAGGCTGCAATACCGTGAAATACCGTGATCGTGAGGGAGATAGAGTTGCCCTGTGGGATCCGATAGGCTGGATCCACCCTTAAGGTGTCGGCTTATGGCTTTGCAAACTCCAACCCTACTGCTAGTCGATGGGCACTCGCTAGCTTACCGATCCTTTTACGCCTTCGCCTACAGCCGCGAGGGGGGGTTGCGCACATCCACCGGGATCCCCACCAGCGTCAGCTTTGGTTTTTTGAAATCGTTACTGGAGGTGCTGGATAAACATACACCGACCCATGTAGCCGTTGCTTTTGATACTCGCCAACCCACCTTTCGCCATGAAGCCGACGAAACCTACAAAGCCGGTCGCCCAGAAACTCCACCGGAATTTATTGAAGACGTGGAAAACCTCAAGCAGTTGTTAACGGCGCTGCGGATCCCCATCTTGATGGCTCCAGGGTTTGAGGCAGATGATATATTGGGCACCCTCAGTACAGCATCTGCCAAAGACTATAAAGTCCAGATTTTAAGTGGGGATCAAGATCTCTTTCAGCTCATTGACAACGATGGAAAGATTCGGGTTTTACACTTGAACAACAAAGATCGAATTAGCGAGTTCGGCCCGGAGCAAGTGAAAGAAAAGCTAGGGATCTGGCCCTGGCAGGTGGTAGACTACAAAGCCCTTTGTGGAGATTCTTCCGATAATATCCCTGGAGTCAAAGGGATCGGCCCCAAACGAGCCGTAGAGCTGTTGGAACGCTACGGTAGCCTGACGGAGATTTTCAAGCATATTCCTGAAATTAAAGGCAAGGTTCAGCAATATCTACAGGAAGGGATCCAAGCTGCTCAGCATTCCCAGTTTATGGCCCAAATCAAGATGGATGTACCTTTGCCCCTAGACTGGGAGAGCATGAGACTCACAGGGTTTGATCAGGAGGAGTTAATCCCTCTTTTGGAAAAATTGGAATTTCAGAGTTTCATCAATCAAGTTCGTAAAATCCAGGCTTCCTTGGGCGGGATCCAAGCGGAATTAGGGGATCCCAGCGAAGGGAATAGCTCAACAGATTCGGAAAAAATTGTAGACAATGACGAAGCTCTTTGGTTTGATTTTGCCTTAGCTCCTACCCGCACCTTACCTGCGGTGTGGATTGTGGATACTCCCGAGAAGTTAGCTATTTGGGTTCAGGATTTGTTGGCCTGTGAAGGGATCGTGGCCTGGGACACAGAAACCACCAGTTTGGATCCGCGAGATGCCCAGTTGGTGGGCATTGGCTGTTGCTGGTCAGAACAGGATATTGCCTATTTGCCCATCGCTCACAGCAGTGGCACCAACCTGAATTGGGAACTTGTCAAATCAGCCCTTCAACCGATCTGGGAGGATCCCCAACGGCCCAAGAGCTTACAAAATTGCAAATATGATCTGAGCGTCCTACGTGCCCAAGGGATCCGACTGCGAGGGATCCAATTCGATCCGATGTTGGCCAGCTACGTTTTGGATCCGGAAGCCAGTCACAATTTGGGGGATCTAGCAGCCACCTATCTGAATTTACCCACCACCCGTTATCAAGACTTAGTCGGGAAGAAGGGATCCATCGCCGATATTAGCATTCCCCAAGTGGCGGAATACTGCGGCTCCGATGCCTATTGTGCCTACCAACTGGTGCCCATACTCACCGAAAAACTCCAACAGACCGGCCCACGTCTTTGGGATCTCTTCACCCAAGTTGAGTTACCTCTGGCGTTGATCCTAGAAGAAATGGAGTGGCTGGGCATTCGTATTGACACAGAGTTTCTCCGTCAACTCTCTCAGGAATTACAAGCAGAACTAGAAGCCCTCGAAAACACCGCCTATACACAAGCTGGGGAGACCTTCAACCTCAACTCCCCCAAACAACTGGGATCCCTGCTGTTTGAAAAACTAAAACTGGATATTCGGAAAACCCGCAAAACAGCCACAGGCTACTCTACAGATGCCTCTGTTTTGGAAAAACTAGAAGGAGATCATCCCCTAATCGCGACCATCCTCCAACACCGCACTTTGGCCAAGCTAAAATCTACCTATGTGGATGCCCTGCCAGCCCTAGTGAGAAACGATACCGGCAGAGTGCATACGGACTTTAACCAAACCGTGACTGCGACGGGCAGGCTGAGTTCCTCAAACCCTAACCTGCAAAACATTCCGATCCGCACCGAGTTTAGCCGCCGTATTCGACAGGCCTTTATTCCCCAAGCAGGGTGGTTGTTGGCTGCTGCCGACTATTCCCAAATTGAACTGCGCATCCTGGCCCATCTGAGTCAGGAACCCACCTTGGTACAAGGTTTCCAATCAGGAGAAGATGTACATATCCTCACAGCTCGTTTATTGCTGGATAAATCAGAAGTCACCAGTGAAGAACGGCGATTGGCCAAAACCATTAACTATGGGGTGATCTACGGCATGGGAGCACAACGCTTTGCCCGTACTGCTGGGGTTTCTCTTTCGGAAGCGAAGCAATTTTTGGAACGATTCAATGAACGCTATGCTGGGATTTTTACCTATATGCGCTCCACGGAAGCCTTTGTAGAAGAGTATGGCTATGTGGAAACGATTTTGGGCCGCCGCCGCTACTTTCCCAACCTGTCTCGATTAACGGGCTATCGCAAACAAGCAGAATTACGAGCAGCCATCAATGCCCCAATTCAGGGATCCGCCTCTGACATTATCAAAGTAGCTATGGTGCACCTGCAAAAGAAACTCCAGCAATTTCAGTCACGATTGTTGTTGCAAGTGCACGATGAATTGGTTTTCGAGGTTGAGCCCTCTGAATGGCAGGAGTTGCAACCTTTGATTCGTTCGGAAATGGAGGGAGCCCTCCCCCTATCCGTGCCGCTAACCGTGGATCTGCAAATCGGCCAGAATTGGAAAGAAGCCAAATAATCCTGGTTGACAAGCCTAGGGATCCTTCTCTAACAAGAGTGTTAAGATATATAAAAGCATTCTTTGATTCTGCTATGGCTGTTGAAATCTACACTTGGCGCTTCTGTCCCTTTTGCATTCGAGCCAAGCAACTTCTGGATCGCAAAGGTGTGAAATACACAGAATACGCCATCGATGGAGACGAGGTGGCGCGGGCGGAAATGGCTAAGCGAGCCAATGGCCGCCGTTCTCTACCGCAGATTTTCATCAACAACCAGCACATCGGCGGTTGTGATGACCTACACCATC encodes:
- the polA gene encoding DNA polymerase I; amino-acid sequence: MALQTPTLLLVDGHSLAYRSFYAFAYSREGGLRTSTGIPTSVSFGFLKSLLEVLDKHTPTHVAVAFDTRQPTFRHEADETYKAGRPETPPEFIEDVENLKQLLTALRIPILMAPGFEADDILGTLSTASAKDYKVQILSGDQDLFQLIDNDGKIRVLHLNNKDRISEFGPEQVKEKLGIWPWQVVDYKALCGDSSDNIPGVKGIGPKRAVELLERYGSLTEIFKHIPEIKGKVQQYLQEGIQAAQHSQFMAQIKMDVPLPLDWESMRLTGFDQEELIPLLEKLEFQSFINQVRKIQASLGGIQAELGDPSEGNSSTDSEKIVDNDEALWFDFALAPTRTLPAVWIVDTPEKLAIWVQDLLACEGIVAWDTETTSLDPRDAQLVGIGCCWSEQDIAYLPIAHSSGTNLNWELVKSALQPIWEDPQRPKSLQNCKYDLSVLRAQGIRLRGIQFDPMLASYVLDPEASHNLGDLAATYLNLPTTRYQDLVGKKGSIADISIPQVAEYCGSDAYCAYQLVPILTEKLQQTGPRLWDLFTQVELPLALILEEMEWLGIRIDTEFLRQLSQELQAELEALENTAYTQAGETFNLNSPKQLGSLLFEKLKLDIRKTRKTATGYSTDASVLEKLEGDHPLIATILQHRTLAKLKSTYVDALPALVRNDTGRVHTDFNQTVTATGRLSSSNPNLQNIPIRTEFSRRIRQAFIPQAGWLLAAADYSQIELRILAHLSQEPTLVQGFQSGEDVHILTARLLLDKSEVTSEERRLAKTINYGVIYGMGAQRFARTAGVSLSEAKQFLERFNERYAGIFTYMRSTEAFVEEYGYVETILGRRRYFPNLSRLTGYRKQAELRAAINAPIQGSASDIIKVAMVHLQKKLQQFQSRLLLQVHDELVFEVEPSEWQELQPLIRSEMEGALPLSVPLTVDLQIGQNWKEAK
- the grxC gene encoding glutaredoxin 3; protein product: MAVEIYTWRFCPFCIRAKQLLDRKGVKYTEYAIDGDEVARAEMAKRANGRRSLPQIFINNQHIGGCDDLHHLEAQGQLDPLLQQAS